A genomic window from Chanodichthys erythropterus isolate Z2021 chromosome 1, ASM2448905v1, whole genome shotgun sequence includes:
- the atp1b4 gene encoding protein ATP1B4 isoform X1, with protein sequence MERDSTAGGAEDLLLEDKVSKLRAGSLHKHELAEAMEVEQEGLVEHQPLEQDDLNFEKWKPKPKPKRTLHEKIDDLKTYLWNAETKEFMGRSGKSWSLILLFYSALYIFLAAMFAGCMCCLMWSISPYSPTYNDRVMPPGMTMSPHVDVAHGFDIAFNASDQKSWKKYAKALEAHLKPYDDRVQDRRNIPCQGNTYFLQDDLEESAERKACQFKRSWLRECSGLQDRDFGYSKGKPCIIVKMNRILGYLPGQGTPINVTCGVKKGSTEGLGEVKFFPENFFNLQYYPYYGKLRHVNYSSPLVAVQFPGVQYDTQLHVQCKLNGKGIINDSPTDRFLGSVSFTLEVGA encoded by the exons ATGGAGCGCGACTCTACCGCGGGAGGGGCGGAGGACCTGCTCCTGGAGGACAAAGTTTCAAAACTG CGTGCAGGATCACTTCATAAACACGAACTAGCTGAGGCCATGGAAGTGGAACAGGAAGGACTGGTAGAACATCAGCCTCTGGAGCAGGATGACCTTAACTTTGAGAAATGGAAGCCCAAGCCAAAGCCCAAGAGGACGCTGCATGAGAAAATCGACGACCTAAAGACTTACCTGTGGAACGCAGAAACAAAGGAGTTTATGGGCCGCTCAGGGAAGAGCTGGA gcctTATTCTTCTCTTCTACTCAGCATTATACATTTTCCTCGCCGCCATGTTTGCTGGTTGTATGTGTTGCCTGATGTGGTCAATTAGTCCATATTCTCCCACCTACAATGACAGGGTGATGCCACCAG GTATGACAATGTCACCTCATGTAGATGTAGCTCATGGGTTTGACATCGCTTTCAACGCCTCTGACCAAAAATCGTGGAAGAAGTATGCAAAAGCACTGGAAGCCCATTTGAAAC CCTATGATGATAGAGTGCAGGACAGGCGGAACATTCCATGCCAAGGAAATACGTATTTCCTACAGGATGATTTAGAGGAGAGTGCTGAGCGCAAGGCATGTCAGTTTAAGAGGTCCTGGCTAAGGGAATGCTCCGGTCTGCAGGACAGAGATTTCGGCTACTCGAAGGGAAAACCCTGCATCATCGTCAAAATGAATCGG ATTCTCGGGTATCTGCCTGGTCAAGGCACTCCAATAAACGTTACATGTGGAGTAAAG AAAGGGTCAACTGAAGGCCTAGGAGAAGTCAAGTTCTTTCCAGAAAATTTCTTCAACTTGCAGTACTATCCCTATTATGGGAAACTGAGACAT GTAAACTACTCTTCCCCATTGGTGGCTGTGCAATTTCCTGGAGTCCAGTACGACACCCAACTACACGTTCAATGCAAACTAAACGGCAAAGGCATCATCAACGATTCACCAACCGACCGTTTCCTGGGTAGTGTGTCTTTCACTTTAGAAGTGGGTGCATAG
- the lamp2 gene encoding lysosome-associated membrane glycoprotein 2 isoform X1, whose product MAVRGFVTLLFILLSGIVHADDQVTSPLIETSEPSTSKLTPVTQTSTASPTTSSATTHAGVTTEAPGIMQTNPTTTKSPTTTETPTTTETPTTTETPTTTETPTTTQPPTTTHHNTTNSTTQPPTTTHHNTTNSTTEAPTTAHTNATTAPTAAPTTTPTSPPVTNPTVGNYSVKSNNVTCLLAKMGLQFSFKISGNASVQTVNLDPNVTEVSGTCGDGGNDSSLVLKSKEVTVHFVFTNVSDKFRLHALMLSVDLGNGSIFSDSNNNLSLWEASVGSSYMCKKELIYNITEKLTVKTFELQVQPFAVQKNVFSTAEDCKADEPDNFIVPIAVGVALAVLIIIVLLAYVIGRKRSQTSGYEQFDS is encoded by the exons ATGGCTGTCCGCGGTTTTGTGACCTTGCTCTTTATTCTGCTGAGTG GTATTGTGCATGCTGATGATCAGGTGACATCACCGTTAATTGAAACGTCAGAGCCCAGTACAAGCAAACTCACCCCAGTCACGCAGACTTCTACAGCTTCTCCAACCACCTCTTCAGCTACAACTCATGCTGGTGTGACTACAGAAGCTCCAGGTATCATGCAGACCAATCCGACTACCACAAAATCTCCGACTACCACAGAAACTCCGACTACCACAGAAACTCCGACTACCACAGAAACTCCGACTACCACAGAAACTCCGACTACCACACAACCTCCAACTACCACGCATCACAACACGACAAATTCTACCACACAACCTCCAACTaccacacatcacaacacaacTAATTCTACCACCGAAGCGCCAACTACCGCACACACTAATGCTACAACAGCCCCGACTGCTGCTCCGACCACTACTCCGACCTCTCCTCCTGTCACCAACCCAACTGTTGGAAACTACAGCGTAAAGTCTAACAACGTCACATGTCTGTTGGCAAAGATGGGCCTTCAGTTCAGCTTCAAAATAAGTGGG AATGCCAGCGTTCAGACTGTTAATCTTGACCCAAATGTAACGGAAGTGAGTGGAACCTGCGGAGATGGTGGAAATGACTCTTCCCTTGTACTGAAGTCCAAGGAAGTCACAGTTCATTTTGTCTTCACAAAC GTTTCAGACAAGTTCCGTCTACATGCTTTGATGCTCTCTGTTGATCTTGGAAATG GGAGCATTTTCAGTGATTCCAATAATAATCTGTCTCTGTGGGAGGCATCTGTTGGGAGCTCATACATGTGCAAAAAAGAGCTGATTTACAACATCACCGAGAAGCTTACCGTCAAAACCTTCGAGCTTCAAGTGCAGCCCTTCGCAGTCCAGAAGAACGTGTTTAGCACAG CTGAGGATTGCAAAGCAGATGAGCCTGATAACTTCATTGTCCCTATAGCGGTGGGAGTTGCCCTGGCTGTCCTCATTATTATTGTCTTACTGGCCTATGTGATTGGAAGAAAGAGAAGTCAAACCTCTGGCTATGAGCAATTtgattcataa
- the atp1b4 gene encoding protein ATP1B4 isoform X2: MEVEQEGLVEHQPLEQDDLNFEKWKPKPKPKRTLHEKIDDLKTYLWNAETKEFMGRSGKSWSLILLFYSALYIFLAAMFAGCMCCLMWSISPYSPTYNDRVMPPGMTMSPHVDVAHGFDIAFNASDQKSWKKYAKALEAHLKPYDDRVQDRRNIPCQGNTYFLQDDLEESAERKACQFKRSWLRECSGLQDRDFGYSKGKPCIIVKMNRILGYLPGQGTPINVTCGVKKGSTEGLGEVKFFPENFFNLQYYPYYGKLRHVNYSSPLVAVQFPGVQYDTQLHVQCKLNGKGIINDSPTDRFLGSVSFTLEVGA, encoded by the exons ATGGAAGTGGAACAGGAAGGACTGGTAGAACATCAGCCTCTGGAGCAGGATGACCTTAACTTTGAGAAATGGAAGCCCAAGCCAAAGCCCAAGAGGACGCTGCATGAGAAAATCGACGACCTAAAGACTTACCTGTGGAACGCAGAAACAAAGGAGTTTATGGGCCGCTCAGGGAAGAGCTGGA gcctTATTCTTCTCTTCTACTCAGCATTATACATTTTCCTCGCCGCCATGTTTGCTGGTTGTATGTGTTGCCTGATGTGGTCAATTAGTCCATATTCTCCCACCTACAATGACAGGGTGATGCCACCAG GTATGACAATGTCACCTCATGTAGATGTAGCTCATGGGTTTGACATCGCTTTCAACGCCTCTGACCAAAAATCGTGGAAGAAGTATGCAAAAGCACTGGAAGCCCATTTGAAAC CCTATGATGATAGAGTGCAGGACAGGCGGAACATTCCATGCCAAGGAAATACGTATTTCCTACAGGATGATTTAGAGGAGAGTGCTGAGCGCAAGGCATGTCAGTTTAAGAGGTCCTGGCTAAGGGAATGCTCCGGTCTGCAGGACAGAGATTTCGGCTACTCGAAGGGAAAACCCTGCATCATCGTCAAAATGAATCGG ATTCTCGGGTATCTGCCTGGTCAAGGCACTCCAATAAACGTTACATGTGGAGTAAAG AAAGGGTCAACTGAAGGCCTAGGAGAAGTCAAGTTCTTTCCAGAAAATTTCTTCAACTTGCAGTACTATCCCTATTATGGGAAACTGAGACAT GTAAACTACTCTTCCCCATTGGTGGCTGTGCAATTTCCTGGAGTCCAGTACGACACCCAACTACACGTTCAATGCAAACTAAACGGCAAAGGCATCATCAACGATTCACCAACCGACCGTTTCCTGGGTAGTGTGTCTTTCACTTTAGAAGTGGGTGCATAG
- the lamp2 gene encoding lysosome-associated membrane glycoprotein 2 isoform X2 — MAVRGFVTLLFILLSGIVHADDQVTSPLIETSEPSTSKLTPVTQTSTASPTTSSATTHAGVTTEAPGIMQTNPTTTKSPTTTETPTTTETPTTTETPTTTETPTTTQPPTTTHHNTTNSTTQPPTTTHHNTTNSTTEAPTTAHTNATTAPTAAPTTTPTSPPVTNPTVGNYSVKSNNVTCLLAKMGLQFSFKISGNASVQTVNLDPNVTEVSGTCGDGGNDSSLVLKSKEVTVHFVFTNVSDKFRLHALMLSVDLGNGSIFSDSNNNLSLWEASVGSSYMCKKELIYNITEKLTVKTFELQVQPFAVQKNVFSTAHECSMDDTSLLIPIIVGAALAGLIVIVVIAYVIGRRRTYVGYQTL, encoded by the exons ATGGCTGTCCGCGGTTTTGTGACCTTGCTCTTTATTCTGCTGAGTG GTATTGTGCATGCTGATGATCAGGTGACATCACCGTTAATTGAAACGTCAGAGCCCAGTACAAGCAAACTCACCCCAGTCACGCAGACTTCTACAGCTTCTCCAACCACCTCTTCAGCTACAACTCATGCTGGTGTGACTACAGAAGCTCCAGGTATCATGCAGACCAATCCGACTACCACAAAATCTCCGACTACCACAGAAACTCCGACTACCACAGAAACTCCGACTACCACAGAAACTCCGACTACCACAGAAACTCCGACTACCACACAACCTCCAACTACCACGCATCACAACACGACAAATTCTACCACACAACCTCCAACTaccacacatcacaacacaacTAATTCTACCACCGAAGCGCCAACTACCGCACACACTAATGCTACAACAGCCCCGACTGCTGCTCCGACCACTACTCCGACCTCTCCTCCTGTCACCAACCCAACTGTTGGAAACTACAGCGTAAAGTCTAACAACGTCACATGTCTGTTGGCAAAGATGGGCCTTCAGTTCAGCTTCAAAATAAGTGGG AATGCCAGCGTTCAGACTGTTAATCTTGACCCAAATGTAACGGAAGTGAGTGGAACCTGCGGAGATGGTGGAAATGACTCTTCCCTTGTACTGAAGTCCAAGGAAGTCACAGTTCATTTTGTCTTCACAAAC GTTTCAGACAAGTTCCGTCTACATGCTTTGATGCTCTCTGTTGATCTTGGAAATG GGAGCATTTTCAGTGATTCCAATAATAATCTGTCTCTGTGGGAGGCATCTGTTGGGAGCTCATACATGTGCAAAAAAGAGCTGATTTACAACATCACCGAGAAGCTTACCGTCAAAACCTTCGAGCTTCAAGTGCAGCCCTTCGCAGTCCAGAAGAACGTGTTTAGCACAG CCCATGAATGTTCAATGGATGACACCAGCCTCTTAATCCCAATCATTGTTGGTGCCGCTCTGGCTGGTTTGATTGTCATTGTTGTGATTGCATACGTGATTGGTCGACGAAGGACCTATGTTGGATATCAGACATTGTAA